One genomic window of Nicotiana sylvestris chromosome 10, ASM39365v2, whole genome shotgun sequence includes the following:
- the LOC138879321 gene encoding peroxisomal and mitochondrial division factor 2-like, whose translation MPFPLSLFLRIWDKPPVNPKSTSTERKYHEYCNKHCEICRRFGESGNFQAFRNKLKHKDNELLRVIDKCSVLYGALREKEEELEVSKGVEAQCADLQDQVVSLRAELEQCLIRADALSGDVTEKMADLEKAELARLGASTKVEALEAAIHVLRSKRENDVEMAKLREEKLKERIGELEREVSSLGDQVIFLEAEKAQLLDQSSSSHTSIFPDVLQDLYEKWIHAEAQLDIFKDLMMARKVLEADFEDDRTKARAARITCSYHPTTPEAGDGGEDVDGIEHDAWYKDEYPNGDGDGGDGTVRLGGE comes from the coding sequence ATGCCTTTCCCCTTATCTCTTTTTCTACGTATATGGGACAAGCCCCCAGTCAACCCAAAAAGTACAAGTACGGAGAGAAAGTACCATGAATACTGCAACAAGCACTGTGAGATCTGCAGGCGATTTGGTGAGAGTGGCAACTTCCAAGCTTTCCGAAACAAGCTGAAGCATAAAGATAACGAGTTGCTAAGAGTTATCGACAAGTGCAGCGTCCTCTATGGAGCACTGAGAGAGAAAGAGGAAGAGCTCGAGGTGAGCAAGGGAGTTGAGGCCCAATGTGCGGACCTTCAGGACCAAGTAGTTTCTTTGCGGGCCGAGCTCGAGCAATGTTTGATCAGGGCCGATGCTCTGAGTGGCGATGTAACTGAGAAGATGGCGGATTTGGAGAAGGCTGAGTTGGCTCGGCTGGGGGCGTCGACGAAAGTGGAGGCTTTGGAGGCCGCAATCCACGTCCTTCGATCTAAGCGGGAAAATGATGTGGAGATGGCCAAACTCAGAGAAGAAAAGCTCAAAGAACGAATAGGGGAGCTGGAAAGAGAGGTTTCGAGCCTTGGTGACCAAGTCATCTTTCTCGAGGCCGAGAAGGCGCAATTATTGGATCAGTCATCCTCTTCTCACACTTCTATTTTCCCTGATGTTTTGCAGGATTTATATGAGAAGTGGATTCATGCCGAAGCACAGCTGGATATATTTAAAGATTTGATGATGGCGAGGAAAGTTCTTGAGGCCGACTTCGAGGATGATCGCACTAAGGCACGTGCAGCTCGGATCACTTGTAGCTATCACCCCACTACACCAGAGGCTGGTGATGGCGGGGAAGATGTGGATGGGATTGAACATGACGCCTGGTACAAGGATGAGTATCCTAATGGCGACGGTGATGGTGGAGATGGCACTGTTAGGTTAGGTGGCGAATAg